One Saccharopolyspora erythraea NRRL 2338 genomic region harbors:
- the tenA gene encoding thiaminase II codes for MSKLPAPPADGFCARAWARTADLQQAIVEHPFNAALTDGSLDRDRFAFYIVQDARYLVGFAQALAAASSRADDAEDAAFLAGAAQGALVEERRLHAGYVEEFGLTEQEVSGVETSPSCLAYTSFLRANALTEPYPVVVAALLPCFWVYQHVGSTILEATGGAADHPYHRWISTYADDEFAAAVLSARELTDRLAAAADEPMRERMLAAFVRATEYEWLFWNSAWEREEWPTARWLADRPVGASAGA; via the coding sequence ATGAGCAAGCTCCCCGCCCCGCCCGCCGACGGCTTCTGTGCCCGGGCGTGGGCCCGCACCGCCGATCTCCAGCAGGCGATCGTCGAGCACCCGTTCAACGCCGCGCTCACCGACGGCTCGCTGGACCGCGACCGGTTCGCCTTCTACATCGTTCAGGACGCCCGCTACCTGGTCGGGTTCGCCCAGGCGCTCGCGGCGGCATCGAGCCGGGCCGACGACGCCGAGGACGCGGCGTTCCTGGCCGGCGCCGCGCAGGGCGCCCTGGTGGAGGAGCGGCGGCTGCACGCCGGTTACGTCGAGGAGTTCGGCCTGACCGAGCAGGAGGTCTCCGGTGTCGAGACCTCGCCGTCGTGCCTGGCCTACACCTCGTTCCTGCGGGCCAACGCGCTGACCGAGCCGTACCCGGTGGTGGTGGCCGCGCTGCTGCCGTGCTTCTGGGTCTACCAGCACGTGGGCAGCACGATCCTGGAGGCGACCGGCGGCGCCGCGGACCACCCCTACCACCGCTGGATCTCCACCTACGCCGACGACGAGTTCGCCGCGGCGGTGCTCTCGGCGCGGGAGCTGACCGACCGGCTCGCGGCGGCGGCCGACGAGCCGATGCGGGAGCGGATGCTGGCGGCGTTCGTCCGCGCCACCGAGTACGAGTGGCTGTTCTGGAACAGCGCGTGGGAGCGGGAGGAGTGGCCGACCGCCCGTTGGCTCGCCGACCGGCCCGTGGGAGCATCCGCGGGCGCGTAA
- the thiD gene encoding bifunctional hydroxymethylpyrimidine kinase/phosphomethylpyrimidine kinase yields the protein MIPNVLSVAGTDPSGGAGIQADLKAFSANGAYGMSVITALVAQTTTGVTAVREVAPEFVTAQLDTLLDDVRVDAVKIGMLANAGIIRAVVAAIDRYAPRHVVLDPVMVAKSGDRLLAPEAVAVLRDELLPRVDLITPNLPEAADLLGEPETTSADDMPAVAERLAALGAKQVLLKGGHLDGESSVDVLHGGGATEFLTSPRVATTNDHGTGCTLSAAIAALRPQRPDWPSAVREAKQYLTTALRESHRLDVGHGHGPVHHFHQWW from the coding sequence ATGATTCCCAACGTGCTGTCCGTCGCCGGGACCGATCCGAGCGGCGGCGCCGGTATCCAGGCAGATCTCAAGGCGTTCTCCGCCAACGGCGCTTACGGGATGTCGGTGATCACCGCGCTGGTCGCGCAGACCACCACGGGTGTCACCGCGGTCCGGGAGGTCGCGCCGGAGTTCGTCACGGCCCAGCTCGACACGCTGCTCGACGACGTGCGGGTGGACGCGGTCAAGATCGGCATGCTCGCCAACGCCGGGATCATCCGCGCGGTGGTCGCCGCGATCGACCGGTACGCGCCGCGCCACGTCGTGCTGGACCCGGTGATGGTGGCCAAGAGCGGAGACCGGCTGCTGGCGCCCGAGGCGGTGGCGGTGCTGCGCGACGAGCTGCTGCCGCGCGTGGACCTGATCACGCCGAACCTGCCGGAGGCCGCCGACCTGCTCGGCGAACCCGAGACCACCAGCGCCGACGACATGCCCGCGGTGGCCGAGCGGCTGGCGGCTCTGGGCGCCAAGCAGGTCCTGCTCAAGGGTGGCCACCTCGACGGCGAGTCCAGTGTGGACGTCCTGCACGGCGGCGGCGCCACCGAGTTCCTGACCAGCCCGAGGGTCGCGACCACCAACGACCACGGCACCGGCTGCACCCTGTCGGCGGCGATCGCGGCGCTGCGCCCGCAGCGGCCGGACTGGCCGAGCGCGGTCCGCGAGGCCAAGCAGTACCTGACAACCGCGCTGCGCGAGTCCCACCGGCTGGACGTCGGTCACGGCCACGGGCCGGTGCACCACTTCCACCAGTGGTGGTGA